A genomic segment from Vicia villosa cultivar HV-30 ecotype Madison, WI unplaced genomic scaffold, Vvil1.0 ctg.000402F_1_1, whole genome shotgun sequence encodes:
- the LOC131627799 gene encoding large ribosomal subunit protein uL5c-like, which produces MATAPSLLHSSASPFFAQFRTFPTQFSPSSSLSNNRFGSTVVSVKASASGAVLVEKSEAEKVFRLRTTYKEKIVPLLIEEFSYTNIHQVPKVDKIVVNCGIGEAAQNAKGLDAAINDLALITGQRPVKTRARLAVATFKIREGQPLGIAVTLRGKIMYSFLDRVINLGLPRTRDFQGVNISSFDGNGNFNIGIKDQTVFPELKSALGTPRGMDVCISTTAKTDQEGQKLLALMGMPFREAVEATQIVRKKKLKSHHFDAKSKGRGDRARK; this is translated from the exons ATGGCTACAGCTCCTTCGCTTCTACACTCTTCCGCCTCCCCTTTTTTCGCTCAATTTCGAACTTTTCCAACCCAATTCTCTCCCTCTTCATCGCTTTCTAACAACCGGTTTGGAAGTACAGTGGTGTCCGTGAAGGCCTCGGCTTCTGGGGCTGTCTTGGTGGAGAAGTCTGAAGCAGAGAAGGTTTTTAGACTCAGAACAACTTACAAGGAGAAAATTGTTCCTTTGCTCATTGAAGAGTTCTCTTACACCAACATTCATCAG GTGCCTAAAGTTGATAAGATTGTGGTAAACTGTGGTATTGGAGAAGCTGCACAGAATGCAAAAGGTTTGGATGCGGCGATTAATGATCTAGCACTTATCACTGGACAAAGACCTGTTAAGACTCGGGCGAGATTGGCTGTTGCCACCTTCAAGATCAGAGAAGGTCAACCACTTGGAATTGCTGTGACGTTGCGAGGAAAA ATAATGTACTCATTTCTAGACCGCGTTATCAACTTAGGACTTCCTAGGACAAGAGATTTTCAAGGTGTGAATATAAGCAGCTTTGACGGGAATGGGAATTTCAACATTGGTATTAAGGACCAAACCGTGTTCCCAGAGCTGAAATCTGCTCTTGGTACACCTAGAGGAATGGACGTATGCATCTCAACAACTGCTAAAACTGATCAAGAAGGACAGAAATTACTAGCTCTCATGGGTATGCCCTTCAGAGAGGCAGTTGAAGCTACTCAAATAGTTCGCAAAAAGAAGTTGAAGTCTCATCATTTTGATGCAAAATCAAAGGGTAGAGGAGATAGAGCAAGGAAGTAA
- the LOC131627820 gene encoding CAAX prenyl protease 1 homolog yields MAFPYMEAVVGFMVFMYIFETYLDLRQHSAHKLPSLPKSLEGVISQEKFEKSRAYSLDKSRFHFVHSFVTIVTDSTILYFKVLPWLWKKSGEFVTLTGLNAENEILHTLGFLAGLMIWSQITDLPFSLYKTFVIEARHGFNKQTPWLFFRDMIKGIFLSIIIGPPIVAAIIVIVQKGGPYLAIYLWAFMFVLSLVMLTIYPIIIAPLFNKFTPLPDGPLREKIEKLASSLKFPLKKLFVVDGSTRSSHSNAYMYGFFKNKRIVLYDTLVQQCKDDEEIVAVIAHELGHWKLNHTVFTFIAMQILTLLQFGGYTIVRNSTDLFQSFGFDSQPVLIGLILFQHTVIPVQQLVSFGMNLVSRSFEFQADAFANKLGYSSSLRAGLVRLQEENLSSMNTDPWYSAYHYSHPPLVERLAALDLSDKKSD; encoded by the exons ATGGCGTTTCCCTACATGGAAGCCGTTGTTG GGTTTATGGTGTTTATGTACATTTTTGAAACTTACTTGGATTTGCGACAACACTCTGCGCATAAACTTCCTTCTCTTCCTAAGTCTTTAGAAGGAGTTATCAGCCAAGAGAAGTTCGAGAAATCTAGAGCCTATAGTCTTGATAAAAG CCGGTTTCATTTTGTTCACTCGTTTGTGACAATCGTGACAGACTCTACGATTTTGTACTTTAAAGTGTTACCATGGCTTTGGAAG AAATCAGGAGAGTTTGTGACACTAACCGGTCTCAATGCTGAAAATGAAATACTTCACACCCTTGGCTTTTTAGCTGGTTTGATGATCTGGTCACAG ATAACTGATTTGCCCTTTTCTCTGTACAAAACTTTTGTGATTGAGGCTCGTCATGGTTTTAATAAG CAAACACCATGGTTATTCTTCAGGGACATGATAAAAGgcatttttctttccataattatTGGCCCTCCTATTGTGGCTGCAATCATTGTAATAGTACAG AAAGGAGGTCCATACTTGGCCATCTATCTCTGGGCATTTATGTTTGTTCTTTCTCTTGTGATGCTGACTATTTATCCAATTATAATTGCTCCACTCTTCAACAAGTTCACTCCT CTTCCAGATGGTCCACTCAGGGAGAAAATTGAGAAACTTGCTTCCTCCCTCAAGTTTCCATTAAAgaagttgtttgttgttgatgGATCCACTAGATCAAGTCACAGCAAT GCCTATATGTATGGATTCTTCAAGAACAAGAGGATTGTGCTCTATGACACATTAGTTCAACAG TGCAAAGACGATGAGGAAATTGTTGCTGTTATCGCCCATGAGCTTGGACACTGGAAGCTCAACCATACTGTGTTCACCTTCATTGCTATGCAG attcttaCCCTCTTGCAATTTGGAGGATACACAATAGTGAGGAATTCAACTGATCTGTTCCAAAGTTTTGGGTTTGATTCACAGCCAGTTCTCATTGGACTCATCCTATTCCAG CATACGGTAATCCCGGTCCAGCAATTAGTCAGCTTTGGTATGAACCTTGTGAGCAGATCATTCGAGTTTCAG GCTGATGCCTTCGCTAATAAGCTTGGATATTCATCTTCGCTGCGAGCTGGTCTTGTGAGACTACAG GAGGAGAATCTCTCATCCATGAATACAGATCCATGGTACTCTGCTTATCACTATTCTCATCCTCCCCTTGTTGAAAGATTAGCTGCACTTGACTTATCAGATAAGAAGTCAGACTAG
- the LOC131627821 gene encoding probable serine/threonine-protein kinase At1g01540: protein MSIFDGAFINSQLSKHTSIFGLRLWVVIGILIGVAIVFILFLISLCVVSRRRNHRRTGDYKITGTTPAKEIQQIVHIPGPHMLRRPAPAKVPEIHVDIGRQEHRVVVKSDKVSSGESRGTAGSGCDTTSSFGSGSVGGIGPEVSHLGWGRWYTLRELEDATGGLCPENVLGEGGYGIVYHGVLTDGTKVAVKNLLNNKGQAEKEFKVEVEAIGRVRHKNLVRLLGYCVEGAYRMLVYEYVNNGNLEQWLHGDVGPVSPLTWEIRMNVILGTARGLAYLHEGLEPKVVHRDVKSSNILIDRQWNSKVSDFGLAKLLCSENSYVTTRVMGTFGYVAPEYACTGMLTEKSDVYSFGILIMEIITGRSPVDYARPQGEVNLIEWLKTMVGNRKAEEVVDPKLPELPSSKALKRALLIALRCVDPDATKRPKMGHVIHMLEADDLLFHNDRKTGGESSRSSLHDFQQEHENSSLDKRTTDEGISVESEHGSGRSNHQPTRER from the exons ATGTCGATCTTCGACGGAGCTTTCATCAACTCACAGCTCTCCAAACACACATCGATCTTCGGTCTCCGTTTATGGGTTGTCATCGGAATCTTAATCGGGGTCGCCATCGTTTTCATCCTCTTCCTCATCTCCCTCTGTGTAGTTTCCCGCCGCCGCAACCACCGCCGTACTGGCGACTACAAAATCACCGGCACCACTCCTGCAAAGGAAATCCAACAGATCGTGCACATTCCAGGTCCCCACATGCTCCGGCGACCAGCTCCGGCCAAAGTACCGGAGATCCACGTGGACATCGGTAGGCAAGAACACAGAGTGGTGGTTAAATCAGATAAGGTTTCAAGTGGTGAGAGTAGAGGAACAGCGGGAAGTGGGTGCGATACGACGTCGTCTTTTGGAAGTGGTAGCGTCGGTGGAATTGGACCTGAGGTATCACATCTTGGTTGGGGAAGATGGTACACTCTGAGAGAGCTTGAAGATGCTACTGGTGGGTTGTGTCCAGAAAATGTTCTTGGTGAAGGTGGCTATGGAATTGTTTATCATGGAGTACTCACTGATGGTACTAAAGTTGCTGTCAAAAACCTCTTGAATAACAA GGGCCAAGCTGAAAAAGAATTCAAAGTCGAGGTAGAAGCAATTGGTCGAGTACGTCACAAAAATCTTGTTAGGTTGCTTGGATACTGTGTTGAAGGGGCCTACAG GATGCTTGTGTATGAATACGTCAACAATGGCAATCTAGAACAGTGGTTGCATGGAGATGTTGGACCTGTAAGCCCTTTGACATGGGAAATACGCATGAACGTTATATTGGGAACAGCTAGAGG CTTGGCCTATCTTCACGAGGGTCTTGAACCGAAGGTTGTTCACCGAGATGTGAAATCAAGCAACATCCTCATTGATCGTCAATGGAATTCCAAGGTTTCTGATTTCGGGCTTGCCAAGCTTTTGTGTTCTGAGAATAGTTATGTCACGACTCGAGTAATGGGGACATTTGG TTATGTTGCACCAGAATACGCTTGCACTGGAATGCTGACTGAGAAGAGTGATGTTTATAGCTTTGGGATACTTATCATGGAGATAATTACTGGGAGAAGTCCCGTTGATTATGCTAGACCCCAAGGAGAG GTTAATTTAATAGAGTGGTTGAAGACTATGGTTGGTAATCGAAAAGCTGAAGAAGTAGTTGACCCTAAACTACCCGAGTTGCCATCATCAAAGGCTCTTAAACGCGCTCTACTAATCGCTCTTCGGTGTGTTGATCCAGATGCAACAAAAAGGCCTAAAATGGGACATGTCATTCACATGCTCGAGGCAGACGACCTATTATTCCACAAT GATCGCAAAACTGGAGGAGAGTCTTCGCGATCCTCCCTTCACGATTTTCAACAAGAGCACGAGAACTCAAGTTTGGACAAGAGAACAACAGATGAAGGAATCAGTGTTGAAAGTGAACATGGTAGTGGTAGAAGTAATCATCAACCTACTAGGGAGAGATGA